A genome region from Streptomyces antimycoticus includes the following:
- a CDS encoding FG-GAP repeat protein, whose amino-acid sequence MISPMALLHRMRCRGLMASPGTRLRPVTTTLCAAALALLTACGGGGGDDAKKGGDGAGKSTASPAVTPTATAPVTRGTGSALPDDLNGDGRPELRIPLASDQELGSLRRIAYVYGAAKGVDPAVRTVLGRADLGLPTGAGWQERNAGEMHSATTADLDGDGFADVIATATKERDPAGTERVHITTQTLPYITWGGPEGPRRGAPATPVRLADADDGLEIPRPLTAGDFNGDGHHDLAAVRQSGKDFHVMYGPFGRDGRAARTETYANPLGPSGQIAELYADAIDGDRPTDLVVHAQGDDDQMESALLTAGPDGLATTGRTLRKGNAIAFGDFDGDEKRDVAVADTGSRNDEPGYETEPADVSQSVSVYTKRAAGSTPPAIKIPALGGDVLAAADTDGDGTDELAVSLRTGGTELLTIRPDAPGEIAHRRTLDRTVPARVDDRKVPKKQRAVKLFDAEDFDHDGKDEVVLAWGPDPLFALYGEKPRRFWVTDGTHDKVVFTSAPYEKGAS is encoded by the coding sequence ATGATCTCTCCGATGGCGCTGCTCCACCGGATGCGCTGTCGTGGCCTGATGGCATCCCCCGGCACCAGGCTCCGCCCCGTCACGACCACCCTCTGCGCCGCCGCGCTGGCGCTGCTCACCGCGTGTGGCGGTGGCGGTGGAGACGATGCGAAGAAGGGCGGCGACGGGGCCGGGAAGAGCACGGCCTCACCCGCCGTCACGCCCACCGCGACCGCTCCCGTCACCCGGGGCACGGGCAGCGCGCTGCCGGACGACCTCAACGGCGACGGCCGCCCCGAGCTCAGAATCCCGCTCGCCTCCGACCAGGAACTCGGCAGCCTGCGCCGTATCGCCTATGTGTACGGTGCGGCGAAGGGCGTCGACCCCGCCGTCCGCACCGTGCTCGGCCGTGCGGACCTCGGCCTGCCCACCGGCGCCGGATGGCAGGAGCGCAACGCGGGCGAGATGCACTCCGCCACCACCGCGGACCTCGACGGCGACGGCTTCGCCGATGTGATCGCCACCGCCACCAAGGAGCGCGATCCGGCCGGCACCGAGCGCGTTCACATCACCACCCAGACCCTCCCCTACATCACCTGGGGCGGCCCCGAAGGGCCGCGCCGGGGAGCCCCCGCCACTCCCGTGCGGCTGGCCGACGCCGACGACGGCCTGGAGATCCCACGGCCCCTGACGGCGGGTGACTTCAACGGGGACGGACACCACGATCTGGCCGCCGTGCGCCAGAGCGGCAAGGACTTCCACGTGATGTACGGCCCGTTCGGCCGCGACGGCAGGGCCGCCCGCACCGAGACGTACGCCAATCCGCTCGGGCCTAGCGGCCAGATCGCGGAACTGTACGCCGACGCCATCGACGGCGATCGGCCCACCGACCTGGTGGTGCACGCACAGGGCGACGACGACCAGATGGAGTCCGCGCTCCTCACGGCGGGCCCGGACGGCCTCGCCACCACCGGCCGCACTCTCCGCAAGGGCAACGCGATCGCCTTCGGCGACTTCGACGGCGACGAGAAGCGGGATGTCGCGGTCGCCGACACCGGCAGCCGCAACGACGAACCGGGCTATGAGACCGAACCCGCGGACGTCAGCCAGTCGGTGAGCGTGTACACCAAGCGCGCGGCCGGATCGACGCCTCCGGCGATCAAAATCCCCGCCCTGGGCGGCGATGTCCTCGCCGCGGCCGACACCGACGGAGACGGCACCGACGAACTGGCCGTCTCGCTGCGCACCGGCGGCACCGAACTGCTGACGATCCGCCCGGACGCCCCCGGCGAGATCGCCCACCGCCGCACCCTCGACCGCACCGTCCCGGCCCGCGTGGACGACCGCAAGGTGCCGAAGAAGCAGCGCGCCGTCAAGCTCTTCGACGCCGAGGACTTCGACCACGACGGCAAGGACGAGGTCGTGCTGGCCTGGGGGCCGGACCCGCTCTTCGCGCTCTACGGGGAGAAGCCGCGACGGTTCTGGGTGACCGACGGTACCCATGACAAGGTGGTGTTCACGAGCGCGCCGTACGAGAAGGGCGCCTCCTGA